CGAGGGCCGCGGCGACGAGCTCCGGCCAGTCGGCGGGCTGGCAGCCGCCGCGGCCGAGACCGGTGTCGGCCTTGAGCTGCACCCGCGCCGGCGCGCCGACGGCCTCGGCGGCGGCCGTGACCTCGCGCAGCGCCCACATGCCGCTGACCGACACGTCGAGGTCGGCCTCGATCGCCTCGGCCCAGGGACCGCCCGGGGTCCAGAGCCAGCACATGATGCGGCCCGGGATCCCGGCCGCGCGCAGCGCCAGCGCCTCCTCCGGGGTGGCCGTGCCGAGCCAGGTGGCCCCGGCCTCCCGCGCCGCGCGGGCGCAGGGGACCGCGCCGTGGCCGTACGCGTCGGACTTGACCACGGCCATCAGGGCCGCGGTCGGCGCGTGGGCGCGCAGGGCCCGCACGTTGGCGCGCAGGGCGGCCAGATCGATCTCGGCGCGGGCGCGCAGGGGTGCCGTCCGCGGGTGTGCTGTCTCTGTCATCGCGCCCCAGTCTCTCAGAGGGGCACGACCCCCTTCCGGCACCGGCCCCCGCGACGGGCCCGGCGGTGGACCCCGACCGGCCCGGACGGCTCCCTAGCTGCCGGGCCTGCGGCCCCACACGTACACGTGGTCACGGGTCTTGAGGACGCTCCAGAGTTTCCGTGCGTCGGCGAGCCGCAGGTTCACGCAGCCCATCGAGCCGCCGGTGGTGTGGATGCTTCCGGAGACGGCGTGGAAGGCCTGCCCGCCGCTGAAGAACTGGGCGTACGGCATGGGCGCGTTGTACAGCGACGACCAGTGGTTCTTGTGCTTCCAGTAGATCCGGAACCAGCCGGTCCGGGTGCGGTGTCCGGCGCCGCCGCTGCGCATCGCCACCGGCCCGAAGAGGGTCTTGCCGCCCTTCTGCACCCAGGTGAGCTGACGCTTGAGATCGACGCAGGCGACCCGGTAGGAGCGGACGGGACAGCCCCCGGAGGCCACGATGCCGGCCGCCGGGCCGCTCGCCCCGCCGGTCGCCGCACCACTCGCGGGACCGGCCGCGGAGCCGCTCGCGGGGTCCGGCACGGCGCCGGTCGCAGGCCCGGCCGCGTCACCGGACGCCCCCTCCGTCCCCGTGTCCGTCGGGGCGGTGCGGGCGGACAGCAGGCGCATCCGGGCCCAGGTGACGGGGCCGGCGTAACCGTTGGCCGGCTTGATGCCCTGCCGCGTCTGGAAAGCCCGCACGGCCTCGCAGTCCGCTGCGGACTGCCTGCCGTCCACCGCGAGCCGCAGCCACCGTTCGACCTGCCGCTGGTACGGGCCCCTCCCCGCGGCGCACGCCACCGTGGTGCGCCCCGCCGTGGTGCGCCCTGCCGTGGCGGGCGACGCCGGTCCGGTCAGCGCGCGGCCACCCGCGGGCGGGGGCGGTCCCGGCGCGGCCGTGGCCGTCCCCAGGGGCACGGCCGCCGCCACCGCCAGCAGCACCGCGGTCACCCGGCACGCCATTCGTCTGCTCATCATGCGATCAGCCATACGCAACGAGCCGACGCCCCGGGGTGAGCCGCGCGCACAGGGTCCCCCGATCTGTGCAACGCGGCCCCTCGCTCTCCGGCCCCTCACTCTCCGGGCCCGCGCGGGCCGCACCCCCGTCGCCCGCCCGGCCCCGCCGCCGCCCGGCCCGGGCTCCGTCGCGCCGAGGACCGCCGCGAGCCCTCAGTCCGTCACGTCGCGCCACGCCTCCGGGACGGCCGCGGCCACGTCGTGGGCGCCCGCGGGGGCGCCGTCCGCCGCGAAGCGGCCCGCGAGGCCGTGCAGGTAGGCGGCGACGCTGCCGGCGTCGAGGGCGGACAGGCCGGAGGCCAGCAGCGACCCCGCGAGTCCGGACAGGACGTCCCCGCTGCCGGCCGTCGCCAGCCACGCCGTGCCGGTCGCGTTCACCCGCACCGGGCCGCCGACCGGACCGGCGACCAGGGTCGTGGCGCCCTTGAGGAGCACCGTCGCCCCGTACAGGCCCGCCAGCTCCCGCACCGAGGCGAGCCGCGCCTCCTCCACCGCCTCGCGGGCG
The window above is part of the Streptomyces sp. NBC_01428 genome. Proteins encoded here:
- a CDS encoding L,D-transpeptidase family protein, producing MMSRRMACRVTAVLLAVAAAVPLGTATAAPGPPPPAGGRALTGPASPATAGRTTAGRTTVACAAGRGPYQRQVERWLRLAVDGRQSAADCEAVRAFQTRQGIKPANGYAGPVTWARMRLLSARTAPTDTGTEGASGDAAGPATGAVPDPASGSAAGPASGAATGGASGPAAGIVASGGCPVRSYRVACVDLKRQLTWVQKGGKTLFGPVAMRSGGAGHRTRTGWFRIYWKHKNHWSSLYNAPMPYAQFFSGGQAFHAVSGSIHTTGGSMGCVNLRLADARKLWSVLKTRDHVYVWGRRPGS